Proteins encoded within one genomic window of Oceanithermus desulfurans:
- a CDS encoding TrkH family potassium uptake protein: MGGFVRYALGTALRAVGLVMLAFVLVAWAWGEDVRGFLLGAGVGLALGQLLRMTGTPKAEPKRAEGLFIVAVIWLLVPLLGALPFWVSGHVGLLDAYFEAMSGFTTTGATILPDFGLFNQSLFLWRGLTQWFGGVGIIVLFVAVLPHFAVAGRQLFFAESTGVQKEKLTPRLRHTAEMVLRVYVLLTGLAVLGYWLAGMPLYDALANALTTMPAGGFSPNPLSFAGYPAAAQWVAVVFMFFAGANFLLIASALFGRASRTPWRDPEFRVYSGAFLAGSLVLAVYHVYLHDYGVEAALRHAFFQVASLLTSTGYASVDYTQWVVPAQALLIFLMFISGSAGSAAGGVKSVRWLVMTNHVLRELKRTLHPNAVLPLRLGTKAVGEDVLRSVSSFVILYLFVFVLGTMVIVFTEGDLVVAFTSSAAFIGNVGPGLGTVGPMGSFADLHPLAKLVGIFQMWAGRIELIPVLLLFHPDTWRALRRSR, from the coding sequence ATGGGAGGCTTCGTCCGTTACGCCCTGGGCACCGCGCTGCGCGCGGTGGGGCTGGTGATGCTCGCCTTCGTCCTCGTCGCCTGGGCCTGGGGCGAGGACGTGCGCGGCTTCCTGCTGGGGGCCGGGGTGGGGCTGGCCCTGGGGCAGCTGCTGCGCATGACCGGCACGCCCAAGGCTGAGCCCAAACGCGCCGAGGGTCTGTTCATCGTCGCGGTGATCTGGCTGCTCGTCCCCCTGCTGGGGGCGCTGCCCTTCTGGGTCAGCGGCCACGTGGGGCTGCTCGACGCCTACTTCGAGGCCATGAGCGGCTTCACCACCACCGGGGCCACGATCCTGCCCGACTTCGGCCTGTTCAACCAGAGCCTCTTCCTCTGGCGGGGGCTGACCCAGTGGTTCGGCGGGGTCGGCATCATCGTTCTGTTCGTCGCGGTGCTGCCGCACTTCGCGGTGGCCGGCCGCCAGCTCTTCTTCGCCGAGTCCACCGGGGTGCAGAAGGAAAAGCTGACCCCGCGGCTGCGCCACACCGCGGAGATGGTGCTGCGGGTCTACGTGCTGCTCACGGGGCTGGCGGTGCTGGGCTACTGGCTCGCCGGCATGCCCCTCTACGACGCCCTGGCCAACGCCCTCACCACGATGCCCGCGGGCGGCTTCTCCCCCAACCCGCTCAGCTTCGCCGGCTACCCGGCGGCGGCCCAGTGGGTGGCCGTCGTCTTCATGTTCTTCGCCGGAGCCAACTTCCTGCTCATCGCCAGCGCCCTCTTCGGGCGCGCCTCGCGCACGCCCTGGCGCGACCCCGAGTTCCGCGTCTACAGCGGCGCCTTCCTTGCGGGCTCGCTGGTGCTGGCGGTCTACCACGTCTACCTGCACGACTACGGGGTGGAGGCGGCGCTGCGCCACGCCTTCTTCCAGGTGGCCTCGCTGCTCACCAGCACCGGCTACGCCTCGGTCGACTACACCCAGTGGGTCGTCCCCGCGCAGGCGCTTTTGATCTTCCTGATGTTCATCAGCGGCAGCGCCGGCTCGGCGGCCGGCGGCGTCAAGTCGGTGCGCTGGCTGGTGATGACCAACCACGTGCTGCGCGAGCTCAAGCGCACCCTCCACCCCAACGCGGTGCTGCCGCTGCGGCTGGGCACCAAAGCCGTGGGCGAGGACGTGCTGCGCTCGGTCTCGTCGTTCGTGATCCTCTACCTCTTCGTCTTCGTGCTGGGCACGATGGTGATCGTCTTCACCGAGGGCGACCTGGTCGTGGCCTTTACCTCTTCAGCGGCCTTCATTGGCAACGTCGGCCCCGGCCTGGGAACGGTGGGACCCATGGGCTCGTTCGCCGACCTGCACCCGCTGGCCAAGCTGGTGGGCATCTTCCAGATGTGGGCCGGCCGCATCGAGCTGATCCCGGTGCTGCTCCTCTTCCACCCCGACACCTGGCGGGCGCTGCGGCGGAGTCGGTGA
- the rimO gene encoding 30S ribosomal protein S12 methylthiotransferase RimO, translating into MAAKVGFVSLGCPKALVDSEQILSRLKAAGYGFAADYAEADVVVVNTCGFITPSIEESLEAIGEALGANGRVVVTGCLGARPEVIRETYPQVIDVSGPAETERVLAAVATVAPPERDPFLDLVPPQVKLTPRHYAYLKIAEGCDHACSFCIIPQLRGRLTSRDAADVLAEAARLAAGGTRELLVIAQDSSAYGVDLRHRESDWAGKRVRAHLTDLVRELSELVPWIRLHYVYPYPHVRELLPLMAEGKLLPYLDVPLQHASPRVLRAMRRPGGAESHLKTIREWRAAVPQLAIRSSFIVGFPGETEEDFALLLEFLEEARLDRVGVFTYSPVEGATANELPGAVPEEVKAERKAQVMELAQRLSLEKNRAKVGQVLEVILDEPTDEPGVFVGRSYADSPGIDGTVRVTSDGTVRVGEIVPVRITAADVYDLEGEVSARVPAGR; encoded by the coding sequence ATGGCCGCTAAAGTCGGATTCGTCAGTCTGGGCTGCCCCAAGGCCCTGGTGGACTCGGAACAAATCCTCTCGCGCCTCAAGGCCGCGGGCTACGGCTTCGCCGCCGACTACGCGGAGGCCGACGTGGTGGTCGTCAACACCTGCGGCTTCATCACCCCTTCGATCGAGGAGAGCCTCGAGGCCATCGGCGAAGCGCTGGGCGCGAACGGCCGGGTGGTGGTCACCGGCTGCCTGGGGGCGCGGCCCGAGGTGATCCGCGAAACGTACCCGCAGGTGATCGACGTGAGCGGGCCGGCCGAGACCGAACGGGTGCTGGCGGCGGTGGCCACCGTGGCCCCGCCCGAGCGCGACCCCTTCCTGGACCTGGTGCCGCCACAGGTCAAGCTGACCCCGCGCCACTACGCCTACCTGAAGATCGCCGAGGGCTGCGACCACGCCTGCAGCTTCTGCATCATCCCCCAGCTGCGCGGCCGGCTCACCAGCCGCGACGCCGCCGACGTGCTGGCCGAGGCCGCGCGGCTGGCGGCGGGCGGCACCCGCGAGCTGCTGGTCATCGCCCAGGACTCGAGCGCCTACGGCGTCGACCTGCGCCACCGCGAAAGCGACTGGGCCGGCAAGCGCGTGCGCGCGCACCTGACCGACCTGGTGCGCGAGCTCAGCGAGCTCGTGCCCTGGATACGGCTCCACTACGTCTACCCCTACCCCCACGTGCGCGAGCTGCTGCCGCTGATGGCCGAGGGGAAGCTGCTCCCCTACCTGGACGTGCCGCTGCAGCACGCCAGCCCGCGGGTGCTGCGGGCCATGCGGCGGCCCGGAGGCGCGGAGAGCCACCTGAAGACGATCCGGGAGTGGCGCGCCGCGGTGCCCCAGCTGGCCATCCGCTCGAGCTTCATCGTCGGCTTCCCCGGCGAAACCGAGGAGGACTTCGCGCTCCTGCTCGAGTTTTTGGAAGAGGCGCGGCTCGACCGCGTGGGCGTCTTCACCTACTCCCCGGTCGAGGGGGCGACGGCGAACGAGCTGCCCGGGGCGGTGCCCGAGGAGGTGAAGGCCGAGCGCAAGGCACAGGTCATGGAGCTCGCCCAGCGCCTCTCGCTGGAGAAGAACCGCGCCAAGGTGGGCCAGGTGCTGGAGGTGATCCTCGACGAGCCCACAGACGAGCCCGGCGTCTTCGTGGGGCGCAGCTACGCCGACAGCCCCGGCATCGACGGCACCGTGCGGGTGACGAGCGACGGCACCGTGCGGGTCGGCGAGATCGTGCCGGTGCGCATCACGGCCGCGGACGTCTACGACCTCGAGGGCGAGGTCTCCGCCCGCGTCCCGGCCGGGAGGTGA
- a CDS encoding DEAD/DEAH box helicase, translating into MRETLAKWVSDADALYHVERFGFSQPPELSHLRSRGDDYFISLVSELFDRLHEPYSDSTDWSRLGNAITQAGGVGDDQSPSYHGILAPEAAVFAAAAFYFGGYPASAYLTLKAADPSAFNGIQRACYELLSRPSTISSEYVSELVSAVQKGDLASIRAQVEHAARHEKLALESGPDEWVGWRLYRQIVSKFAETNIRAVLPDGESEYWNPLVQSLLDRSPPVWDFFASQINAIESGLLEEEKTFSVQMPTGSGKTALSEILLFHHLTQHPRNAAVLLVPYRSLAAELRGTIVRRLGRMGLPARSVYGGTVPTGDEVRDLDKTRAIVATPEALSGLLSAEKGFFDRISLVICDEGHLLDGGARGVSLELLLARMRVREIGSPKVVFVSAIVPNIEEINAWLGGTEETVVRSDYRPALADFAVLRDVGKGADAAVTLELHPHQRESKFSIKHFLSRNDFRYRNYQTGRINTYAFRSVKTKAIATARKALPMGAVAVFAANKRGNQGVVVLAEELLKQLEYSLPMAAPMQFVEDSAKLQAAVEYFTLEYGDSWIGTRTLAAGAVLHHGDIPQESREVLEGLVRNEDVRLTICTNTLAEGVNLPIRTLVLYSLKRRQPDGDAEDLLARDIKNLVGRAGRAGATTKGLVICANPRQWRLIAPVAQQQPGESVSGALLELMRRLRAELSQQSLPLTNDILEGMPAYHALTDGIDATLIDLAAEELGEEELVRIAEELSSQTFAAQQAEPEIADLMKQAFKLRAQRVAAIKNAGRLSWIRETGTRVRMLESVEVKLLPMRDRWDNVEAATDPDLVEALLTWAWELPEVAEAVKAAYRDAPPSRSDFTRVLAAWIEGQPFMELALRAGTDIDTMLGVHARLISYALQVAVEQGVGLLKKLLEASDRELSQAVVDFPDHLRFGVPTPAAKELAAGGVRHRRAAVAFGRSPELEGIVDRKEVFRVALRLIQDTERWRHMGILVFENTKFDLEQAINNFDTV; encoded by the coding sequence ATGAGAGAGACTCTGGCCAAATGGGTCAGTGATGCAGATGCTCTCTATCACGTGGAGCGGTTCGGCTTTTCGCAGCCGCCGGAATTAAGCCATCTTCGTTCGCGCGGTGACGACTACTTCATCTCGCTAGTTAGTGAGCTCTTCGACCGCCTCCATGAGCCGTACAGCGATTCTACGGATTGGTCGCGCTTGGGCAACGCGATCACTCAGGCCGGTGGTGTCGGTGATGATCAGTCGCCATCTTATCACGGCATCCTAGCACCGGAAGCAGCTGTTTTTGCAGCAGCAGCGTTTTACTTCGGAGGCTACCCTGCCTCAGCGTATCTCACACTCAAGGCGGCGGACCCAAGCGCTTTCAATGGTATTCAGCGCGCGTGCTACGAGTTACTTTCACGACCATCGACGATAAGTTCGGAATATGTTAGCGAACTCGTTAGTGCTGTGCAAAAGGGTGATTTAGCCTCAATTCGCGCACAGGTCGAGCATGCTGCGAGGCATGAGAAATTAGCGCTAGAGTCTGGCCCCGACGAATGGGTAGGATGGCGCCTTTACAGACAGATAGTCTCCAAGTTCGCGGAGACCAACATCCGTGCCGTCCTTCCAGACGGCGAGTCGGAGTATTGGAACCCCCTTGTTCAGTCATTACTCGATCGATCCCCACCGGTATGGGACTTCTTCGCTTCTCAAATCAACGCGATCGAGAGTGGGTTGCTTGAAGAAGAGAAAACTTTTTCTGTGCAGATGCCAACCGGCTCTGGCAAAACGGCACTTTCGGAAATACTCCTCTTTCATCATTTAACACAACACCCTCGGAATGCGGCCGTACTGCTTGTTCCATACCGATCGCTTGCGGCAGAACTCAGAGGTACCATCGTTAGACGCCTAGGTCGTATGGGACTACCTGCACGTAGCGTGTACGGAGGAACGGTACCCACGGGCGATGAGGTTCGAGACTTGGACAAAACACGGGCAATTGTCGCAACTCCCGAAGCGTTGTCAGGTTTACTAAGCGCCGAAAAGGGTTTTTTCGATCGCATTTCGCTGGTCATCTGTGATGAGGGACATCTCCTTGACGGTGGGGCTCGAGGTGTAAGCTTGGAACTACTGCTTGCCCGAATGCGAGTTCGTGAAATCGGATCACCAAAAGTTGTTTTCGTTTCGGCTATCGTCCCTAACATCGAAGAAATCAATGCGTGGCTCGGTGGTACGGAAGAAACGGTAGTCCGCAGCGATTACCGCCCTGCACTCGCGGACTTTGCGGTACTTAGAGACGTTGGAAAAGGCGCAGATGCGGCGGTCACCTTAGAGCTCCATCCACATCAGCGCGAATCCAAGTTTTCGATCAAGCACTTTCTGAGTCGTAATGACTTTCGATATCGTAACTACCAAACAGGCAGGATTAACACATACGCATTCCGCTCCGTGAAAACCAAAGCTATCGCGACGGCACGGAAGGCATTGCCGATGGGAGCTGTTGCTGTGTTCGCTGCCAACAAACGTGGCAACCAGGGCGTCGTTGTACTCGCTGAGGAGCTACTGAAGCAGCTGGAATACTCATTGCCAATGGCCGCTCCGATGCAGTTCGTCGAAGACTCAGCAAAGCTCCAGGCTGCAGTCGAGTATTTTACCCTTGAGTACGGTGATTCGTGGATCGGAACGCGCACACTCGCCGCGGGAGCTGTACTTCATCACGGGGACATCCCGCAGGAAAGCAGGGAGGTCCTCGAAGGCTTGGTCCGCAATGAAGATGTTCGGCTAACGATTTGTACAAATACATTGGCTGAGGGTGTAAATCTGCCAATTAGGACGCTGGTCCTATATTCCTTGAAACGTCGTCAGCCAGACGGGGATGCGGAGGACTTACTCGCGCGTGACATAAAGAACCTTGTTGGGCGCGCTGGAAGAGCGGGTGCAACCACTAAGGGTCTCGTTATCTGCGCTAACCCCAGACAGTGGCGATTGATAGCTCCCGTAGCTCAGCAGCAACCGGGTGAGAGCGTTTCCGGGGCACTCCTTGAGTTGATGCGTCGCCTGCGGGCAGAGCTGAGCCAACAAAGCCTACCCCTCACAAACGACATCTTGGAGGGGATGCCCGCTTATCACGCGTTGACCGACGGCATCGACGCTACGCTCATTGATCTTGCCGCCGAAGAGCTTGGAGAAGAAGAGCTGGTTCGGATCGCCGAGGAACTATCCAGCCAGACCTTTGCGGCTCAGCAGGCCGAGCCCGAGATCGCAGACCTGATGAAACAGGCGTTCAAACTGCGAGCTCAACGGGTCGCAGCGATCAAGAATGCTGGGCGTCTCAGCTGGATCCGAGAAACCGGTACACGGGTGCGGATGCTTGAGTCCGTGGAGGTGAAGCTGCTGCCCATGCGGGATCGATGGGATAATGTCGAGGCCGCAACGGATCCAGATTTGGTGGAGGCGCTGCTAACGTGGGCTTGGGAGCTACCAGAGGTGGCCGAAGCGGTCAAAGCAGCGTACCGGGACGCACCGCCGTCGCGCTCGGACTTTACTCGGGTACTGGCGGCATGGATCGAAGGCCAGCCGTTTATGGAATTGGCGTTGCGGGCGGGCACCGATATTGACACGATGCTGGGCGTTCATGCTCGGTTGATTAGCTATGCCCTTCAAGTCGCCGTCGAACAGGGCGTCGGTCTGCTCAAGAAGCTGCTTGAGGCGAGCGACCGCGAACTTTCGCAAGCGGTTGTCGACTTTCCTGATCACCTGCGTTTCGGTGTCCCTACACCGGCCGCAAAGGAGCTTGCGGCCGGCGGTGTCCGGCACCGCCGAGCTGCGGTTGCTTTTGGCCGGAGCCCTGAACTTGAGGGGATAGTTGATCGAAAAGAGGTTTTCCGGGTTGCTCTACGCCTTATTCAAGATACTGAGCGGTGGCGTCATATGGGGATATTGGTGTTTGAAAATACCAAATTTGACTTGGAACAAGCCATTAATAACTTCGATACTGTGTAG
- the trkA gene encoding Trk system potassium transporter TrkA, with product MYIVIAGGGDIGTLIAQSLHENHDVVVIDRNPSVAERMAVLDVRVLAGNATDPESLREAGVDHADAFIATTNSDEVNLIAAMLAKGLGAAQSLTFLGKAYYVEVLTDPRTMEILGTRIDRVFWPQRALAKEVLEVVLIPKALDTELLAGGRLRLIEYMIDVESSYAHRLVPDLDWPRGVKLLGVLREGQFVTPLDEDFRDLVIEPGDHLVFVTTPEAFPVLHALFAGREQVRRVFIVGGGTVGYMIAKGLRETRVEVVLIEQDPERCEFLSEELGGVLVIQGDGTDLSLLEQEGIEDADAMIAVTDNDEKNLLVSLLAKQLGVEKVVTRVSRSETRTLFERVGVDIPLTPRQAAVREVLAHLNPEGVERIALIEDSVEVIEVRVPPELDGRRVAELELPPHTTVVAAMRGWRVVLAASELQLKAGDELILMAAREEVAHVAELFKTS from the coding sequence ATGTACATCGTAATCGCCGGCGGCGGCGACATCGGCACCCTGATCGCCCAGTCGCTGCACGAAAACCACGACGTCGTCGTCATCGACCGCAACCCGTCGGTAGCCGAGCGCATGGCGGTGCTCGACGTGCGCGTCCTCGCCGGCAACGCCACCGACCCCGAGTCGCTGCGCGAGGCGGGGGTGGACCACGCCGACGCCTTCATCGCCACCACCAACTCCGACGAGGTGAACCTGATCGCCGCCATGCTGGCCAAGGGGCTGGGGGCGGCCCAGTCGCTCACCTTCCTGGGCAAGGCCTACTACGTCGAGGTGCTCACCGACCCCCGCACCATGGAGATCCTGGGCACCCGCATCGACCGCGTCTTCTGGCCCCAGCGGGCGCTCGCCAAGGAAGTGCTCGAGGTGGTGCTCATCCCCAAGGCGCTCGACACCGAGCTGCTCGCCGGCGGCCGCCTGCGCCTGATCGAGTACATGATCGACGTCGAGTCGAGCTACGCCCACCGGCTGGTGCCCGACCTCGACTGGCCCCGCGGGGTGAAGCTCCTGGGGGTGCTGCGCGAGGGGCAGTTCGTCACGCCGCTGGACGAGGACTTCCGCGACCTGGTCATCGAGCCCGGCGACCACCTGGTCTTCGTCACCACCCCCGAGGCCTTCCCGGTGCTGCACGCCCTCTTCGCCGGCCGCGAGCAGGTGCGGCGCGTCTTCATCGTGGGCGGCGGCACCGTGGGCTACATGATCGCCAAGGGGCTGCGCGAGACGCGCGTCGAGGTCGTGCTCATCGAGCAGGACCCGGAGCGCTGCGAGTTCCTCTCGGAAGAGCTGGGCGGGGTGCTGGTGATCCAGGGCGACGGTACCGACCTCTCGCTGCTCGAGCAGGAGGGCATCGAGGACGCCGACGCCATGATCGCGGTCACCGACAACGACGAGAAGAACCTGCTCGTCTCGCTGCTCGCCAAGCAGCTGGGGGTGGAGAAGGTGGTCACCCGGGTGAGCCGCAGCGAGACCCGCACCCTCTTCGAGCGCGTGGGGGTGGACATCCCCCTCACCCCGCGCCAGGCGGCGGTGCGTGAGGTGCTGGCCCACCTGAACCCCGAGGGCGTCGAACGTATCGCCCTGATCGAGGACAGCGTCGAGGTCATCGAGGTGCGCGTTCCCCCCGAGCTCGACGGCCGCCGCGTCGCCGAGCTGGAGCTGCCGCCGCACACCACCGTGGTGGCGGCGATGCGCGGCTGGCGCGTGGTCCTGGCGGCCAGCGAGCTGCAGCTCAAGGCCGGCGACGAGCTCATCCTGATGGCCGCGCGCGAAGAGGTCGCCCACGTGGCCGAGCTGTTCAAGACGAGCTGA
- a CDS encoding helix-turn-helix domain-containing protein codes for MCEIGGMLRVAREESGRSVRDWARELGIKSDYLRALEECRFEDLPEAVLAKGHLRRYAEALGLDPEPLLAQYPVRPTFTPEDVITPERRRGRPWFWIVVLAVLLALAAGAWLVLKNPAPKEPAAIELEAPPPPPPPPSEAELSVETVPPGATVWLDGFRLGEAPVSGRFSAGERTLRVEAEGYVPYEAPLLLEPGGTRHLKVTLEPLPAAETPVPAGPPKLVLRFSERAWVRITTPEGAKLYEGIPKVGSELEFPLPVVVRTGNAAGVRAVLGGEDLGPMGGEGLVVERRFDAPAP; via the coding sequence ATGTGCGAGATCGGTGGGATGCTGCGCGTGGCCCGCGAGGAGAGCGGTCGCTCGGTCCGCGACTGGGCCCGCGAGCTGGGCATCAAGAGCGACTACCTGCGCGCCCTCGAGGAGTGCCGCTTCGAGGACCTGCCCGAGGCGGTCCTGGCCAAGGGGCACCTGCGCCGCTACGCCGAGGCGCTGGGCCTCGACCCCGAGCCCCTGCTCGCGCAGTACCCGGTGCGGCCCACCTTTACCCCCGAGGACGTCATTACCCCCGAACGCCGGCGCGGCCGGCCTTGGTTCTGGATCGTCGTCCTCGCGGTGCTGCTGGCGCTTGCCGCCGGCGCCTGGCTGGTGCTGAAAAACCCGGCTCCCAAGGAACCCGCCGCCATCGAGCTGGAAGCGCCCCCACCCCCGCCGCCGCCCCCGAGCGAGGCCGAGCTGTCGGTGGAAACCGTTCCTCCGGGCGCCACCGTCTGGCTCGACGGCTTCCGCCTGGGCGAGGCGCCGGTGAGCGGCCGCTTCTCGGCCGGTGAGCGCACGCTGCGGGTCGAGGCCGAGGGTTACGTGCCTTACGAAGCGCCGCTCCTGCTCGAGCCCGGCGGCACCCGCCACCTCAAGGTCACGCTCGAGCCCCTTCCCGCCGCCGAGACCCCCGTTCCCGCGGGTCCGCCCAAGCTGGTGCTGCGTTTCAGCGAGCGCGCCTGGGTGCGCATCACCACCCCCGAGGGCGCCAAGCTCTACGAGGGCATCCCCAAGGTGGGCAGCGAGCTCGAGTTCCCGCTTCCGGTGGTGGTGCGCACCGGCAACGCCGCGGGGGTGCGCGCGGTCCTGGGCGGCGAGGACCTGGGCCCCATGGGCGGCGAGGGGCTGGTGGTGGAACGCCGCTTCGACGCGCCCGCGCCCTAG
- a CDS encoding DUF7670 domain-containing protein, translated as MPETDRAADPGTERLRRTARAWALTVIVFVFAAAMLALWNRIAIGRFDPRLVAGTPAVEFLPPLLTLASAAALLAAWRREWVGGLAATALQLATLPLLLVRWPPWQGFPRHLLAPYGVWLWITVPGVLFLVCAWRSRRSPPDRG; from the coding sequence ATGCCCGAAACCGACCGCGCCGCCGACCCGGGAACCGAGCGCCTGCGGCGTACGGCCCGGGCATGGGCCCTTACGGTGATCGTGTTCGTCTTCGCCGCCGCGATGCTGGCCCTGTGGAACCGCATCGCGATCGGGCGGTTCGACCCCCGCTTGGTCGCGGGGACGCCGGCCGTCGAGTTTCTGCCGCCCCTCCTCACCCTCGCCAGCGCCGCGGCCCTCCTCGCCGCCTGGCGCAGGGAATGGGTCGGCGGGCTGGCGGCCACCGCCCTGCAGCTGGCCACGCTGCCGCTCCTGCTGGTCCGCTGGCCCCCCTGGCAGGGGTTTCCGCGCCACCTGCTGGCGCCCTACGGGGTCTGGCTCTGGATAACCGTTCCGGGGGTGCTCTTCCTGGTCTGCGCGTGGCGCTCGCGGCGATCCCCACCCGACAGGGGCTAG
- a CDS encoding Hachiman antiphage defense system protein HamA — translation MRDLGINPASIAPWFSECRQSSYVLVCVSDEHAAAWAKVLGAPVRRCYIDDALLDKRAAETGCPKSELVAAKLPDRGSTMAGDFGEILVFLYHSAREPGVEFIGPKKWRLKQDRTKPAPYSDVIQFVLPHWPKPSTDDRILCSEVKTKSTAGNSSPINSAIADCEKDRTSRLAKTLVWLKERALYEDLGTTTLAHLERFTKATDYPEAQKQFRAVAVVCASLVGDVLADAPEEEPTDYTVVVISVPQLKQRYEDVYNAVHATVAEPGGAT, via the coding sequence ATGCGAGATTTAGGTATAAACCCTGCTAGTATCGCACCATGGTTCTCTGAATGTCGCCAGTCGTCCTATGTTCTAGTTTGTGTCTCAGACGAGCACGCTGCTGCTTGGGCGAAGGTGCTTGGTGCCCCAGTTCGCCGCTGCTACATCGATGATGCGCTGCTGGATAAGCGGGCCGCGGAAACCGGTTGCCCTAAATCTGAACTCGTCGCTGCCAAGCTGCCGGATCGCGGCTCAACCATGGCGGGTGATTTTGGTGAGATCCTGGTCTTCCTGTACCACTCAGCAAGGGAGCCTGGAGTAGAATTCATAGGGCCGAAGAAGTGGAGGTTAAAGCAGGACCGGACGAAGCCAGCGCCATACTCCGATGTTATTCAGTTCGTGCTACCGCACTGGCCCAAGCCCTCAACCGACGACCGCATCCTATGCTCCGAAGTGAAGACCAAGTCTACTGCGGGCAATTCGTCACCGATTAACTCAGCTATCGCTGACTGCGAGAAGGACCGAACAAGTCGACTGGCAAAGACGCTGGTGTGGCTCAAGGAGCGAGCGCTTTACGAAGACCTGGGCACCACGACCCTTGCTCATCTTGAGCGCTTCACCAAAGCCACCGACTACCCCGAAGCCCAAAAGCAGTTTCGAGCGGTTGCGGTTGTATGTGCCAGTCTCGTCGGTGACGTGCTTGCGGACGCGCCCGAGGAAGAGCCCACCGACTACACTGTCGTCGTGATCTCCGTTCCTCAGTTGAAGCAGCGCTATGAGGATGTCTATAACGCTGTTCATGCCACCGTTGCTGAACCCGGAGGTGCTACATGA
- a CDS encoding alpha/beta hydrolase family esterase, whose protein sequence is MKQIPFLRLRAGVLLRAAGLALWLGALTACAQASPPDGGTAPPETGLHTFSLDHDGQARRYALYVPAQVGDAALPLVFSLHGGGVALEDQTGQSGFKSPFKLWMDLAEREGFYVVYPEGLPGAYGKPTWNDCRADSTVSSSADDVGFLLAVLERVAAAHPVDRGRVYASGMSNGGFMALRLAVEVPDPFAAVAAIGAAMPAASKCPLARRPVPVLFMNGTADPNLPYDGGVIGNPPDPTHGTALSTPGSAAFWSQLAGAEAAETHTFPDLDPDDGSTVRYLSYRREGALWVRLYTVEGGGHAAPSLRERYSALYERYFGRQNHDIEAVEEVWRFFREAAPAQGPAGR, encoded by the coding sequence TTGAAACAGATTCCGTTTCTGCGTCTCCGCGCCGGGGTTTTGCTCCGTGCGGCGGGGCTGGCGTTGTGGCTGGGCGCGCTTACGGCCTGCGCCCAGGCCTCGCCGCCGGACGGGGGGACGGCGCCGCCGGAAACGGGGCTGCACACCTTCAGCCTGGATCACGACGGGCAGGCGCGGCGCTATGCGCTTTACGTGCCCGCGCAGGTGGGCGACGCAGCGCTGCCGCTGGTCTTCTCGCTCCACGGCGGCGGGGTCGCCCTGGAGGACCAGACGGGGCAGAGCGGCTTCAAGAGCCCCTTCAAGCTGTGGATGGACCTGGCCGAGCGCGAGGGGTTCTACGTGGTCTACCCCGAGGGGCTGCCGGGGGCCTACGGCAAGCCCACCTGGAACGACTGCCGGGCCGACAGCACGGTAAGCTCGAGCGCCGACGACGTGGGTTTTCTGCTGGCGGTGCTCGAGCGGGTGGCCGCGGCTCACCCGGTGGACCGGGGGCGGGTCTACGCCTCGGGGATGTCCAACGGCGGCTTCATGGCGCTGCGGCTGGCCGTCGAGGTCCCGGACCCCTTCGCCGCGGTCGCAGCCATCGGCGCCGCCATGCCGGCCGCCAGCAAGTGCCCGCTGGCGCGGCGGCCCGTCCCCGTGCTCTTCATGAACGGCACCGCCGACCCCAACCTGCCCTACGACGGCGGCGTGATCGGCAACCCGCCCGACCCCACGCACGGAACCGCGCTTTCCACCCCCGGCTCGGCCGCCTTCTGGAGCCAGCTCGCCGGCGCCGAGGCCGCCGAGACCCACACCTTCCCCGACCTGGACCCCGACGACGGCAGCACCGTTCGCTACCTCAGCTACCGGCGGGAGGGAGCTTTGTGGGTGCGGCTCTACACCGTCGAGGGCGGCGGCCACGCCGCCCCCAGCCTGCGCGAGCGCTACTCGGCGCTCTACGAACGCTACTTCGGCCGCCAGAACCACGACATCGAGGCGGTGGAGGAGGTGTGGCGCTTCTTCCGGGAGGCGGCCCCGGCTCAGGGACCCGCGGGCAGGTAG